The Streptomyces europaeiscabiei genome window below encodes:
- a CDS encoding GntR family transcriptional regulator encodes MPREAPYLDVADDLRRRVRAGDWAVGERLPSRAQLAEEYGVGRNVTQRAMERLIIEGILEGRAGSGTYVRAARERLRMIRSRHREHRGGSPFRADMNEQGRRGTWESHSQARVPAPGHIAERLAIDPGDPCVVTRYEFLADSQSVQLSESWEPMAVTDGTPIVLPEMGPLAGMGVVERMRSIGVVIETAVEVPRPGRVTQEEANLLGVSVGELLTRIERTYYDSDGRPVETADITVPDVRWEIAYEISIE; translated from the coding sequence ATGCCGCGAGAGGCCCCGTACCTCGATGTCGCGGACGATCTGCGCCGCCGGGTGAGGGCGGGCGACTGGGCCGTCGGTGAACGCCTGCCCTCCCGAGCACAGCTCGCCGAGGAGTACGGGGTGGGCCGCAATGTCACGCAACGTGCGATGGAACGCCTGATCATCGAGGGCATCCTGGAAGGCCGGGCCGGATCAGGCACCTATGTCCGAGCCGCACGTGAGCGGTTGCGCATGATCCGGTCCCGGCACCGTGAGCATCGAGGTGGTTCGCCATTCCGTGCCGACATGAACGAGCAGGGACGGCGCGGCACTTGGGAGTCCCACAGCCAGGCCCGCGTCCCCGCACCGGGGCACATCGCCGAGCGCCTTGCCATCGATCCGGGTGACCCCTGCGTCGTCACCCGGTACGAATTCCTCGCTGACAGCCAGTCCGTTCAGTTGTCCGAGTCGTGGGAGCCGATGGCCGTCACCGATGGGACGCCGATCGTCCTGCCCGAGATGGGGCCGCTCGCCGGTATGGGTGTGGTGGAGCGGATGCGTTCCATCGGGGTCGTCATCGAGACAGCCGTGGAGGTGCCGCGGCCGGGGCGGGTCACCCAGGAAGAGGCCAATCTGCTGGGTGTCAGCGTTGGTGAGCTGCTGACCCGCATCGAGCGCACCTACTACGACAGCGACGGTCGTCCCGTCGAGACGGCGGACATCACCGTGCCGGACGTGCGTTGGGAAATCGCCTACGAGATCTCGATCGAGTGA
- a CDS encoding GNAT family N-acetyltransferase — MEELARLSDIEQATAGDGHPVWAAQGPGGDGLGPGVRAWCHGAALAVASPNPQQDRLAVKGDGADVAVLVRRILEEIGPSYRVLGEAALIDALVRQLPNLVPVHNFFWMEATSPSGAAAPGVRWLNAREEKEATSLFDRFFPDSYAQPGRAGMRRWAGVVGEVDSSVGVKPLAVAADAWSAAGCGFMGGVVTHPAARGRGLSRAVCGFVVDALVNQHGRAALMVLTGNAPAIATYERLGMTKRLFGAAHISAR, encoded by the coding sequence ATGGAGGAACTTGCACGGCTCAGCGATATCGAGCAGGCCACGGCCGGCGACGGACATCCGGTCTGGGCCGCCCAGGGACCAGGCGGTGACGGCCTGGGGCCGGGGGTACGGGCCTGGTGCCACGGCGCGGCGCTGGCGGTGGCGAGCCCGAACCCTCAACAGGACCGGCTTGCGGTCAAGGGCGACGGCGCCGACGTGGCCGTGTTGGTGCGGCGGATCCTGGAGGAGATCGGCCCGTCCTACCGAGTCTTGGGGGAAGCTGCCTTGATCGATGCGCTGGTGCGGCAGCTGCCCAACCTGGTGCCGGTCCACAACTTCTTCTGGATGGAGGCCACGTCCCCATCCGGTGCCGCCGCCCCAGGCGTGCGGTGGCTGAACGCCCGAGAGGAGAAGGAGGCGACCTCGCTGTTCGACCGCTTCTTCCCTGACTCCTACGCGCAGCCGGGACGCGCGGGCATGCGCCGCTGGGCCGGGGTCGTCGGCGAGGTGGACAGCAGCGTCGGGGTGAAGCCGCTAGCGGTGGCGGCGGACGCGTGGTCCGCGGCCGGCTGCGGGTTCATGGGCGGGGTGGTCACCCACCCCGCCGCACGCGGACGCGGCCTTTCGCGGGCCGTGTGCGGCTTCGTCGTGGACGCCCTCGTCAACCAGCACGGCCGCGCCGCGCTCATGGTGCTCACCGGTAACGCGCCGGCCATCGCCACGTATGAACGCCTCGGCATGACCAAGCGCCTGTTCGGGGCGGCGCACATCTCGGCCCGGTGA